A region of Salinibacter sp. 10B DNA encodes the following proteins:
- a CDS encoding type IX secretion system plug protein domain-containing protein — protein MRSVVCWGLLLGGTALVLFGGSGCVSSEQAEGQADDSVATRSETPRTAGPSLAPQDEDIRTVQLYRGENERNLPITSLQSPEPLTLEFDLMAQQGRPLSVYFVHANREWKRDLSPSQTLESYHDDRLVDYRGSQGTEVPYVHYEYRFPNDDIRFRVSGNYILRVTEQGRRDSVLFERPFFISDETGDLQLGAEALMVPGQRQRSLRPIARYNPPAALRGDPFGYTVCFVRNGRLPDTRCQGRPLLAQQPRLEFELDRDEAFAPITADYTVDLGDLRTGAKIERTNRTVSPLEVLLEPDYAQFSGRDLDAALNGQIVVKAAVDGRATPALTAEYVETTFAFVPPREQPLAGRVVVAGSFSGMNPAQGTRMEWRPLRGRYEGEILLKQGLYQYFYHTPDARLRDAVRRSQARIQSIYTSFVYYEDPSVGTDRLLRVNSVRR, from the coding sequence ATGCGATCAGTGGTGTGTTGGGGGCTCCTTCTCGGCGGGACAGCGCTCGTTCTTTTTGGGGGGAGTGGATGTGTGTCGTCTGAGCAGGCCGAGGGGCAGGCCGACGACAGTGTGGCCACCCGGTCCGAGACACCTCGCACGGCCGGGCCTTCTTTGGCTCCGCAAGACGAGGACATCCGGACTGTGCAGTTGTATCGAGGAGAGAATGAGCGAAATCTGCCGATCACGTCTCTTCAGTCTCCGGAGCCGCTAACCCTGGAGTTTGACTTAATGGCGCAGCAGGGCCGGCCACTCTCCGTCTATTTTGTGCACGCCAACCGGGAGTGGAAACGCGATCTGTCGCCCAGCCAGACCCTGGAATCCTACCACGACGACCGGCTTGTGGACTACCGGGGGTCTCAGGGAACGGAGGTCCCTTACGTTCACTACGAGTATCGCTTCCCGAACGACGATATCCGCTTCCGGGTGAGCGGCAACTACATCCTGCGTGTTACGGAGCAGGGACGGCGAGACTCCGTGTTGTTCGAGCGTCCGTTCTTCATCAGCGACGAGACGGGGGACTTGCAACTTGGGGCGGAAGCCCTCATGGTGCCGGGGCAGCGACAACGATCTCTTCGGCCCATCGCCCGGTACAATCCCCCCGCAGCGCTGAGAGGAGACCCGTTCGGCTACACGGTGTGCTTCGTGCGCAATGGGCGGCTGCCGGATACGCGATGTCAAGGTCGTCCCTTGCTCGCTCAACAGCCCCGACTCGAGTTCGAGTTGGATCGGGACGAGGCCTTTGCTCCGATCACGGCCGACTACACCGTTGACCTCGGCGATCTTCGTACCGGAGCGAAGATCGAACGGACGAACCGCACCGTGTCCCCTCTAGAGGTGTTGCTAGAGCCCGACTACGCCCAGTTCTCGGGTCGGGATCTCGATGCCGCCCTGAACGGACAAATCGTGGTGAAGGCGGCGGTGGACGGACGCGCAACACCTGCGCTCACTGCCGAATACGTGGAGACTACGTTCGCATTCGTCCCACCGCGGGAGCAGCCCCTTGCCGGGCGCGTGGTGGTCGCCGGAAGCTTTTCCGGCATGAATCCCGCTCAGGGCACCCGGATGGAGTGGCGGCCCCTTCGCGGGCGATACGAGGGCGAGATCTTGTTGAAGCAGGGCCTATACCAATACTTTTACCACACGCCTGATGCTCGGCTCCGAGACGCCGTTCGCCGATCACAGGCCCGCATCCAGAGTATCTATACCAGTTTTGTGTACTACGAAGATCCGAGTGTAGGCACTGATCGGCTCCTCCGCGTCAACAGTGTCCGCCGGTAG
- a CDS encoding cold shock domain-containing protein, with protein MAERQTGTVKWFSNEKGYGFIVPEEGGEDLFVHYSEIDTEGFKSLDEDDRVEFTVGHTDKGPNAQDVVVIG; from the coding sequence ATGGCAGAGCGACAGACCGGAACCGTGAAGTGGTTCAGCAACGAGAAGGGCTACGGATTCATTGTCCCCGAAGAGGGAGGTGAGGACCTCTTTGTGCACTACAGCGAAATCGACACGGAAGGCTTCAAGAGTCTCGACGAGGATGACCGGGTCGAGTTTACTGTCGGGCATACCGATAAGGGCCCCAATGCACAAGACGTGGTCGTCATTGGGTAG